In Colias croceus chromosome 12, ilColCroc2.1, one genomic interval encodes:
- the LOC123695944 gene encoding cap-specific mRNA (nucleoside-2'-O-)-methyltransferase 1, whose protein sequence is MNLSDPSDDGSSSDESSIPAKRRRSDTCGASSTTSHGSALQDSDDETKEKVYSDCNSDVGERPKTKINFAEKTSDRNKRLSQSSLSENCSSPNDGYNDDFRPGFEHNDDLSMRASFHANNEGSFYNKKADTDGKDEAFKSEYSEKSKRMMSNMGYKPGRGLGKFEHGRVEPVEASTQKGRRGLGLKPSLVGDVPRDFKWSPDEANAEAKEEVIWMPTPPEDTLTGDILEEWLKKGSKKLNMEDETEFVDPNILQGIINAKTIFDTLDDEDLRNARFRSNPYETIGSVIFLNRAAVKMANIDAVFDFMFTNPKKQNGEPLVNDKEILYFADVCAGPGGFSEYVLFKKGWAAKGFGFTLKGANDFKLSDFYAGTPETFNTFYGVKNDGNIFNPANLMSLKDFVLNQTDDIGVHFLMADGGFSVTGQENLQEILSKQLYLCQCLAALMLVRTGGHFVVKLFDVFTKFSVGLIYIMYRCFEKVCIFKPVTSRPANSERYLVCMWKKFGTEAAETHLYSVNSMLWSELDRGEDITELVPLSVIMEDQAFYEYIYKSNCVLGEKQIKNLLKLAEFSKNKDLKEACQADMREQCLELWQLPDKVRTQPERRGPDDTMLSLLSKLRNPPPDSNNAFAFKNAVLNKQPQYIETVGDLGLLKNAYDWHLTFLTSGKGSQDLRMFIGCGGKRVYQLDGTNWKIVADLQITLPANTLLYGEIVKEFRGQGSKQMHTKALHVIDALILGGKDISYLPLSDRINKCALFCTALEKPFDGHTLPIRCKRFFNLESFSSAVANLEYRSMKRIKQAVTIDIPKRNHRNDMFYVVGSVLFIKEIREPWSGQMSKSHGKKYYFRIGKDGKPKSDFFIPSDAALDMISAYKNRVMWPWEDAASAIFDSHIKTGLSRMEMEEYIARNIKR, encoded by the exons atgaatttatccG ATCCATCTGACGATGGTTCAAGCAGTGATGAAAGTTCAATTCCTGCCAAAAGGCGCCGTTCGGACACATGTGGTGCTTCTTCAACAACTTCTCACGGCTCag CTCTTCAAGATTCAGATGACGAAACAAAGGAAAAAGTCTACTCTGACTGTAATTCAGATGTTGGAGAAAGACCAAAAACTAAGATTAATTTTGCAGAAAAAACATCAGATCGAAATAAAAGATTAAGTCAGAGTAGTTTAAGTGAAAATTGCTCATCTCCTAATGATGGGTATAATGATGACTTTAGACCTGGTTTTGAACATAATGATGATCTTTCAATGCGTGCAAGTTTTCATGCTAACAATGAAGGatcattttataacaaaaaagcAGATACTGATGGAAAAGATGAGGCATTCAAAAGTGAATATTCTGAAAAGTCTAAAAGAATGATGAGCAACATGGGTTACAAACCTGGTAGAGGTTTAGGTAAATTTGAACATGGTAGAGTTGAACCAGTTGAGGCATCTACACAAAAGGGTCGTAGAGGGTTGGGCTTGAAACCATCTCTAGTTGGTGATGTTCCAAGAGATTTTAAATGGTCTCCTGATGAAGCAAATGCTGAGGCAAAGGAAGAAGTA ATATGGATGCCTACACCACCAGAAGATACATTAACAGGAGACATTCTTGAAGAATGGTTGAAAAAGGggtctaaaaaattaaatatggaGGATGAAACAGAATTTGTTGACCCAAACATACTTCAAGGCATTATAAATGCTAAG acAATATTTGACACTCTTGATGATGAAGATCTGAGAAATGCAAGATTTAGAAGTAATCCATATGAGACCATTGGAtctgtaatatttttgaatagaGCTGCAGTAAAAATGGCTAACATAGATGCAGTTTTTGATTTCATGTTTACAAATCCTAAGAAGCAAAATGGGGAGCCACTTGTTAATGATaaggaaattttatattttgctgaTGTCTGTGCTGGTCCTGGTGGATTTTCTGAATATGTTCTGTTTAAAAAGGGTTGGGCGGCTAaag gATTCGGATTCACATTAAAGGGAGCAAATGATTTTAAACTGTCAGATTTTTATGCCGGTACTCCAGAaacttttaatactttttatggAGTTAAAAATGATGGAAACATATTTAATCCAGCAAATTTGATGTCTCTCAAggattttgttttgaatcaaACAGATGATATAGGTGTTCATTTCCTCATGGCAGATGGT GGATTTTCGGTAACTGGACAAGAGAACTTGCAAGAAATATTATCGAAACAATTATATCTTTGTCAATGCCTTGCTGCTTTGATGCTTGTCAGAACTGGTGGACATTttgttgtcaaattatttgatgTCTTTACAAAGTTTAGTGTTGGTCTCATATACATAATGTACAGATGTTTTGAAAAAG tttgtatATTCAAACCAGTAACATCAAGGCCAGCCAATTCTGAAAGGTACTTAGTATGCATGTGGAAGAAATTTGGAACGGAGGCAGCAGAAACACATCTTTATTCAGTTAATTCAATGCTTTGGAGTGAACTTGATAGAGGGGAAGATATAACTGAGCTTGTTCCCTTGTCAGTGATCATGGAAGATCAAGCTTTCTATGAGTATATATACAAGAGCAACTGTGT TCTGggtgaaaaacaaataaagaatttattaaaactagctgaatttagtaaaaataaagatttgaaAGAAGCTTGCCAAGCTGACATGAGAGAACAGTGTCTGGAATTGTGGCAA TTACCAGATAAAGTAAGAACTCAACCTGAGCGTCGAGGTCCTGATGATACAATGCTCAGTTTGCTGAGCAAATTACGAAATCCACCACCTGATTCCAATAATGcatttgcatttaaaaatgCTGTATTGAATAAACAACCGCAATACATTGAAACCGTAGGTGACTTGGGCTTATTAAAGAATGCTTATGATTGGCATTTAACATTCCTTACAAGTGGTAAAGGCAGTCAAGATTTAAGAATGTTTATTG GTTGCGGCGGTAAACGTGTCTACCAATTGGATGGAACAAATTGGAAAATCGTTGCTGATTTACAAATTACCCTACCTGCAAATACATTACTTTATGGAGAG ATAGTGAAAGAATTTCGTGGTCAAGGTAGTAAGCAAATGCACACTAAAGCTCTACATGTGATTGATGCTCTTATACTGGGCGGAAAGGATATATCATATTTGCCACTAAGTGATCG GATAAATAAATGTGCTCTATTTTGCACAGCATTGGAAAAACCATTTGATGGTCATACTTTGCCAATACGCTGTAAGCGGTTTTTCAATTTGGAATCATTTTCGTCTGCTGTAGCCAATTTAGAATATCGATCCATGAAAAGGATAAAGCAAGCTGTTACCATAGACATACCAAAAAGAAATCATAGGAATGACATGTTTTATGTTGTTGGTTCTGtactatttataaaagaaattagaG aaccATGGTCTGGACAGATGTCTAAATCACATgggaaaaaatattactttcgCATCGGTAAAGACGGAAAGCCCAAAAGTGATTTCTTCATTCCCAGCGACGCCGCGTTAGATATGATTTCTGCATACAAAAACAGAGTCATGTGGCCATGGGAAGATGCGGCCAGTGCCATATTCGATAGCCACATAAAAACGGGCTTGTCCAGAATGGAAATGGAAGAATATATAGCTCGTAACATTAAAAGATAG
- the LOC123695957 gene encoding ras-related protein Rab-28-like produces the protein MSETIEGEDEGRTIKITVLGEPSTGKTSLCNRYLGGSGTAPTSTHGAEVTAGQCLGLRPAVPLQLCDVAGNSLATSMLTNYLYASDIIIFVYDLTNLQSFERLDEWISKVQEIYKNETKKPCMALFGNKSDLEHQRAVRLSCVQKFATKYGLESFKGSARTGELVNIAFTSLVAHVLGSKVSSILAPDEKQSVTPIQISQVPQKEEIALPLIMSRKSLRKVQRKESSSVCELQ, from the exons ATGTCTGAAACAATTGAGGGTGAAGATGAAGGAAGAACAATAAAGATCACAGTTCTGGGTGAACCCTCAACTGGTAAA ACAAGTCTGTGTAACAGATACTTGGGAGGGTCTGGAACAGCTCCAACCAGCACTCATGGAGCGGAAGTGACTGCAGGTCAATGCTTGGGCCTCAGACCAGCAGTGCCGCTACAACTATGTGATGTTGCCGGAAATTCACTAGCTACCTCAATGCTTactaattatttgtatgcatCAGAT attattatatttgtctaTGATTTAACAAACTTACAAAGTTTTGAGAGATTAGATGAATGGATAAGTAAAGTACaggaaatttataaaaatgagacTAAGAAGCCTTGTATGGCTCTTTTTGGCAATAAGTCTGATTTGGAACACCAGAGAGCAGTGAGATTATCATGTGTACAAAAGTTTGCTACCAAATATGGCTTGGAGAGCTTTAAAGGTTCTGCTAGAACTGGAGAATTG gtGAACATAGCATTCACAAGTTTAGTAGCGCATGTGTTGGGTTCCAAGGTGTCTTCAATTCTAGCTCCTGATGAAAAACAATCAGTCACTCCAATTCAAATTAGTCAGGTTCCTCAAAAAGAAGAAATAGCTTTACCTCTAATAATGAGCAGAAAGTCGTTGAGGAAAGTTCAAAGAAAAGAATCGTCATCTGTTTgtgaattacaataa
- the LOC123695956 gene encoding THO complex subunit 4 isoform X2, translating into MVDKIDMALDDIIKASKKGGRGGGAGRKFDTRKPNRGGGGGFRNNRAGGVMRGRNRGGVSKSTNYSRGDVNSTWKHDMFNEFTDRKMQRGAPITTGPTKLLVSNLDFGVSDSDIQELFSEFGILKSAAVHYDRSGRSLGTADVVFERRADALKAMKQYNGVPLDGRAMNIQLATSEISTIRTENRGRPVSSGGGPPMRRNSNRGGGGGGNVRAANNARRGSGGRGGRGGGARGKRPVPTAEQLDAELDAYVKEIK; encoded by the exons ATGGTTGACAAAATTGATATGGCATTAGATGATATAATAAAAGCCAGTAAAAAGGGAGGAAGAGGCGGCGGAGCTGGAAGAAAATTTGATACCAGAAAACCAAACCGGGGAGGTGGTGGAGGCTTTCGTAATAATCGTGCTGGAGGTGTAATGCGTGGTAGAAACCGCGGCGGAGTATCCAAATCAACAAATTATTCAAGG GGTGATGTTAACAGCACTTGGAAACATGACATGTTCAATGAATTCACTGACAGGAAGATGCAAAGAGGTGCACCCATTACAACTGGGCCAACTAAACTCCTTGTTTCCAATTTAGATTTTGGAGTTTCAGATTCTGATATTCAAGAATTATTCTCAGAGTTTGGAATTTTAAAAAGTGCAGCTGTGCACTATGATAGATCAGGCAGATCTTTAG GTACAGCAGATGTAGTTTTCGAAAGAAGGGCAGATGCTTTAAAAGCAATGAAACAATACAATGGTGTTCCTCTTGATGGCCGTGCAATGAATATCCAATTAGCCACATCAGAAATCAGCACAATAAGGACAGAAAATAGAGGTAGACCAGTCAGTAGTGGCGGTGGACCACCAATGAGAAGGAATTCCAATAGGG GTGGTGGCGGCGGTGGCAATGTAAGAGCTGCAAACAATGCACGGCGAGGTAGTGGAGGTCGCGGCGGCCGCGGCGGTGGCGCACGTGGCAAACGACCTGTGCCCACCGCAGAGCAACTTGATGCAGAACTAGATGCTTATGTTAAAGAAATCAAGTGA
- the LOC123695950 gene encoding U6 small nuclear RNA (adenine-(43)-N(6))-methyltransferase, with translation MAMNKYIHSRNIYKNPPNFKKLADNYPEFAIISQMDVTGKISIDFKDPHALRVLTACLLKSDFNLDVVIPKDRLVPTLPLRLNYVLWIEDLLNAIDRRESIYGIDIGTGACAIYPMLAAKKNNWHMIGTETDDDSIKIAKENVERNNLDNLIKIRKNSTKSTLEYLFVEDTEQKYDFCMCNPPFYVNIQEVWESRSPARPPPKNGFTGSPQELITEGGELQFCRQILEESKKLKDKILLFTSMIGHKYNLKELLLDLKAEGIKHTSTEFCQGRVTRWGIAWTYQDYDLFKLVPPREKPRKKSLPITLIVPKLPDQPYNMETVAAKLKNLLDNLKIQHKVITKRKNELCLDLKAYINTWSNQRRKRRLLKQLEGKAKKSKLDEPGTSEAEISIETINNNGSLVNSEEENTSATEIESTGKVEILNENPLAHAFLKLVGKDDTITLSLEYLSGTLGKEGLHQILQYIKNNWK, from the exons ATGGCtatgaataaatacatacactctcgaaatatttacaaaaatcctccaaattttaagaaattagCTGATAATTATCCAGAATTTGCAATCATTTCACAAATG GATGTTACAGGaaaaataagtatagattttaagGATCCCCACGCATTGCGAGTATTAACAGCTTGTTTGCTTAAATCAGATTTTAATCTTGACGTCGTAATTCCAAAGGACCGATTAGTACCAACTCTTCCCTTaagattaaattatgtattgtgGATAGAAGATCTGCTTAATGCTATTGACCGACGGGAATCAATATATGGTattgatatag gtaCTGGAGCATGTGCTATATACCCCATGTTAGCTGCAAAAAAGAATAATTGGCATATGATTGGAACGGAAACAGATGATGATAGTATTAAAATTGCTAAAGAAAATGTAGAGAGGAATAACCtggataatttaataaaaa TAAGAAAAAACTCAACAAAATCTACTTTGGAGTATTTATTTGTGGAAGATACAGaacaaaaatatgatttttgcATGTGCAATCCtccattttatgtaaatattcaaGAAGTATGGGAATCACGAAGTCCTGCAAG ACCTCCACCCAAAAATGGCTTTACTGGTTCACCACAAGAGCTTATTACGGAAGGTGGAGAGTTGCAATTTTGTAGACAAATACTTGAAGAGAGTAagaaattaaaagataaaattct TTTGTTCACATCTATGATTGGACACAAGTACAATTTAAAGGAACTTTTGTTGGACTTAAAGGCTGAAGGAATCAAACACACTAGTACAGAATTTTGTCAGGGCAGAGTCACAAGATGGGGCATAGCATGGACATATCAAGATTATGACCTCTTTAAATTAG TTCCACCACGTGAGAAACCTAGAAAGAAAAGTTTGCCAATAACACTCATTGTTCCTAAGCTCCCTGATCAACCTTATAATATGGAAACTGTTGCAGCGaagttaaaaaatcttttagacaatttaaaaattcagcACAAGGTTATAACAAAACGAAAAAATGAATTGTGTTTAGATTTGAAAGCTTACATAAATACATGGTCTAATCAAAGACGCAAAAGAAGGCTGCTCAAGCAACTGGAAGGAAAAGCAAAGAAATCCAAACTGGATGAACCTGGAACATCTGAAGCAGAAATAAGtattgaaacaataaataataatggttCTTTGGTTAATAGTGAAGAGGAGAACACTTCTGCAACTGAAATAGAAAGCACAGGTAAAgtagaaattttaaatgaaaatcctCTTGCCCAcgcttttttaaaattagttgGTAAAGACGACACAATTACACTATCCTTGGAATATTTAAGCGGAACTTTGGGAAAAGAAGGACTTCATCAGATAttgcaatatattaaaaataattggaaatga
- the LOC123695956 gene encoding THO complex subunit 4 isoform X1 translates to MVDKIDMALDDIIKASKKGGRGGGAGRKFDTRKPNRGGGGGFRNNRAGGVMRGRNRGGVSKSTNYSREKLFQGDVNSTWKHDMFNEFTDRKMQRGAPITTGPTKLLVSNLDFGVSDSDIQELFSEFGILKSAAVHYDRSGRSLGTADVVFERRADALKAMKQYNGVPLDGRAMNIQLATSEISTIRTENRGRPVSSGGGPPMRRNSNRGGGGGGNVRAANNARRGSGGRGGRGGGARGKRPVPTAEQLDAELDAYVKEIK, encoded by the exons ATGGTTGACAAAATTGATATGGCATTAGATGATATAATAAAAGCCAGTAAAAAGGGAGGAAGAGGCGGCGGAGCTGGAAGAAAATTTGATACCAGAAAACCAAACCGGGGAGGTGGTGGAGGCTTTCGTAATAATCGTGCTGGAGGTGTAATGCGTGGTAGAAACCGCGGCGGAGTATCCAAATCAACAAATTATTCAAGG GAAAAACTATTTCAGGGTGATGTTAACAGCACTTGGAAACATGACATGTTCAATGAATTCACTGACAGGAAGATGCAAAGAGGTGCACCCATTACAACTGGGCCAACTAAACTCCTTGTTTCCAATTTAGATTTTGGAGTTTCAGATTCTGATATTCAAGAATTATTCTCAGAGTTTGGAATTTTAAAAAGTGCAGCTGTGCACTATGATAGATCAGGCAGATCTTTAG GTACAGCAGATGTAGTTTTCGAAAGAAGGGCAGATGCTTTAAAAGCAATGAAACAATACAATGGTGTTCCTCTTGATGGCCGTGCAATGAATATCCAATTAGCCACATCAGAAATCAGCACAATAAGGACAGAAAATAGAGGTAGACCAGTCAGTAGTGGCGGTGGACCACCAATGAGAAGGAATTCCAATAGGG GTGGTGGCGGCGGTGGCAATGTAAGAGCTGCAAACAATGCACGGCGAGGTAGTGGAGGTCGCGGCGGCCGCGGCGGTGGCGCACGTGGCAAACGACCTGTGCCCACCGCAGAGCAACTTGATGCAGAACTAGATGCTTATGTTAAAGAAATCAAGTGA